The Deltaproteobacteria bacterium DNA window TGGTGGACGACGAGCCTATTATCCTCGAAGTGGCCCAGGATATGCTCTCCCATTTCGGGTACAGGACCCTTACCGCTTCGAGCGGTGAGCAGGCCATCGAAATCTTTGGGACCCAAGGGAACCACATCGATCTCGTGATCCTCGACCTGAACATGCCGGGGATGGGAGGGACCGAATGCCTGGATAAATTACTGAGTATGGATCCTGGAGTGAAAGTCCTCATGGCGAGCGGCTATTCCACCGATGGAAACGCAAAAAACTGCCTGGAAAAGGGTGCCGTGGGTTATATCGCCAAGCCCTTCAAGTGCGATGATCTCCTCCGCAAACTCCGGGAGGTACTGGATACCACCATGCCCGAGGGGCAAGGTCCCTCCACCTGAATGTTTTCCTTTCCCGGGGGTCCATTCCCAAGCCCTTTTGCGAACCGTTAAATTGACGGAGTGATCAATGCCAAGAGATTTTTACAAGATCTTGGGCGTTCCAAGGGACGCTTCGCCGGACCAAATAAAAAAAGCCTATCGCAGACTCGCCCGAAAATGGCATCCTGACTTCAACCCCGGCAACAAGGAGGCGGAACAAAAATTCAAGGATATCTCGGCGGCCTACGAGTGCCTTAGCAACAAAGAGAAACGGAAGATTTACGACGAATTTGGAGAAGAGGGACTCCAGGCGGGTTTTGATGCGGAAAAGGCCCGGGAATACAAAAAATGGCAGGATTTTCAACGGCAGCAAGCCGGCAGAAGTTATCAGGATTTCGGCCGTTATGAAAATGCGGAAGATATTTTCGGCGACTTGTTCGGTTTTACCGGCGGGCAGGCCGGATTTCGAGCCACCCAGTCATCCCGGGGAAGAGACATCGAACACCACATGACCATCGACCTGATCTCCGCACTGAAGGGTTTTAAAACCGAACTTTCTATGGAAACGTTAAAGCCTTGCCCGACCTGCAATGGGTCGGGCATTGATCCCAAGGCCCCGCTTACGACCTGTCCCGCCTGCGGCGGATCGGGCCGCCTGAACATCGCCGAAGGCCCCATACGATTCACCCAGGCCTGCCCTCAGTGCAGGGGGCACGGGAAGACCGGAAAACCCTGCCCCCGGTGCGGAGGAAGGGGACAGGTCTCCGGCACCGAGAGGATCAAGGTCACCATTCCCCAGGGCGTAAAAGAAGGATCCAAGGTCCGGGTGGCGGGAAAAGGTGAACCCGGACTGAATGGGGGGCCACCTGGAGACCTCTACCTCATCATCCATATCAAGGAACACCCCTTGCTCAGGCGAGAGGGAGACGACCTGTACATGGATATTCCCGTCACGGTGCGGGAGGCGGTGGCAGGAGGTACGATCACCTTACCCACACCGGACGGAGAAGTCCGGCTCAAGGTCCCTCCGGGAAGCCAAAGCGGTCAGCTCTTGAAACTCAGGGGCAAAGGCGCCGCAAATCCCAAGACAAAAAAAAGAGGGGACCTTTTGGTCAAATTGATCGTCAAGGTCCCCCAAAGCAATGCCGGGGAGGTCCTGGAGGCGGCCGAGAAGATGGAAAAGTATTACAAGGAAAACGTGCGGGCCGGTATCCGGTTTTAATCGGCCGCCGAACAAAGATTCATTTGGACGGCTTTTACGGGAGGCGGGCGTCAGGATCCCTTTGCGTAGGTCTCCCGGACCCGCCTGGCCAAGGCTTCAAGGATCGCGTCAAACTGCCTTCTCATTTCGATCATGTCCTGTCGCATCCGGAGGATGATGTCCACCCC harbors:
- the dnaJ gene encoding molecular chaperone DnaJ is translated as MPRDFYKILGVPRDASPDQIKKAYRRLARKWHPDFNPGNKEAEQKFKDISAAYECLSNKEKRKIYDEFGEEGLQAGFDAEKAREYKKWQDFQRQQAGRSYQDFGRYENAEDIFGDLFGFTGGQAGFRATQSSRGRDIEHHMTIDLISALKGFKTELSMETLKPCPTCNGSGIDPKAPLTTCPACGGSGRLNIAEGPIRFTQACPQCRGHGKTGKPCPRCGGRGQVSGTERIKVTIPQGVKEGSKVRVAGKGEPGLNGGPPGDLYLIIHIKEHPLLRREGDDLYMDIPVTVREAVAGGTITLPTPDGEVRLKVPPGSQSGQLLKLRGKGAANPKTKKRGDLLVKLIVKVPQSNAGEVLEAAEKMEKYYKENVRAGIRF